The Haloarcula halophila nucleotide sequence CTTTCGTCCCCAGTCGTCGATGCAGTCCAGCGTCCACCGGCCGAGCGTGAGGGGTAAACGACCTGGCATCCCGGCCGGCCCGGTCTGTTCGATAACGTCGAACGGTCTATCAGGAACGTTTGGCCAGGTTTTAGTCGCTCGCCGACGGTGCGGTAGCTATGCAACGACCGTTCGACGGTACGACTCCACGGGTCGCGGACGAGGCGTTCGTCTCGGAGATGGCATACGCAGTCGGCGATGTCGACGTGGGTCCACGGGCGAGCATCTGGCCGTTCGTCTGTCTCCGTGGCGATGGCGGGACGGTCACGGTCGGCGAGGAAAGCAACGTTCAGGAGTTCACGATGCTGCACGGGGCGACCATCGGCGAGGAAGTGACGATCGGCCACGGGGCGGTCGTCGACTACGCCACCGTCCACGACCACGCACTAGTCGGGATGGGGAGCGCCGTCATGGGCGGTGCAACGGTCGAATCGGACTGTATCGTCGCGGCGAACGCGGTCGTGCGGCAGGGACAGCGGGTCCCGTCGGGACATATGGCCTACGGCATTCCCGCCGAGACACGCCCGCTAACCGACGAACAGTTGGCACAGATCGGCGAGACCCACGAGAGCTACGTCGAACTCGCGGCGACCTACCGCGGGACGGCGGCGGAAGCAGGAACCGACGACTGATCGAAGGCCGAACAACGGCCGTTCGCCCAGTTCCTCGCGTCCACCGAAAGCCGGCAGCGTGACGGCACCGGATCGGCATAATAGATGTACGGCTGTTATCCAGTTGACGCCGACTCCGTGGATTGGCGGTTCGATAGTATCGAACAGCTTTTCGAAGGGCTGTCGACGGCTCCTCGACCGGTCAGTAATGCTTAATTGTGACGTATCCGTAGCTGTGGGTATGGAACAGCCCCCGAAAACCGGGCGCGGGATAAAATCGGACGAAACGCTGTTCGCTCTCATCGAATCACTCAGGGAGCTAGACGGGGCGGGCGTGACTGAACTGGCCGAACGCCTCGATGTCGCAAAGAGCACTATCCACGGTCATCTGACGACGATGCGCGAGCACGGCTTCGTGGTGAAACACGGGACGGACTACCATCTCGGGCTGGGGTTTTTCGACTACGGACAGTACGTCAGAGGCCAGCAGAGCATCTTCCGGTCCGGGATGCAAGCAGTCGACGAACTGGAGGAGGCAACCGGGGAGATGGCGTGGCTCATCACCCACGAGAACGGGAAGGCCATGTACCTCTACGGCCGTGGCGGTCAGAACGACATCGACATCAACACGATCCTCGGCACGTGGGCGTACATGCACTGCAACTCCGGCGGGAAGGCGATCCTCGCGCACCTGCCCGAGGAACAGATCCACGCTATCGTCGACGAGCACGGGCTACCGGCCCGGACCGAGAACACGATCACCACGCGGGAGGCCCTGTTCGACGAACTCGCACAGATCCGCGACCAGGGGTACGCGCTGAACCTCAGCGAGGATCTGAAGGGTGTCCACGCGATCGGGATCCCGCTGACGTTCGAGGGGGAGATACAGGGTGCCCTGAGCATCGCAGGGCCGGCTCACCGGCTTTCACGGGCACGCTGCGAGGGTGAGGTACTCGATCAACTCCGGGCCGCGACCGACGAGATCGAACTGAACCTGGCGTACCGCTGAGAGCGGGGCCACCTTGGTCACCACTGTCCACCCGGCACACGCACCGTCACAGCGAGCGGCAACCAGCGTGCCAACGAACACGTAGCTCAGGCCCATCTGGACTCGCACGGCCGATCGAGCCGGGACGAGCAGCGTGGCCACAGCACACCCGCCCGCAGCGACTGCGGCGACGGCGGCCATCGGCGGGAGGACGCCCACCCAGACGACGCCGCCCACCGACAGCGCCGCGGTAGCGAAGCTCCCGACCGCGACCGCCTGAGCACCTGTCGCCCCTGCGATGACGGGGACGGTCCGTTTCTCGATCGTACGGTCGAAGGCGGCGTCGAGCCGGTCGATGCCGACCTTGATCCCCGCCAACAGCACCGCTGTGCTCGCGGCCACCGCGACGACGCCGGCCGGCAGTCGCCCGGTCTGTGTGGCGAACCCGCCGGCGAGCGTGATCGCGATACCGATCGGATAGTCGACCGTCACCGGGACCGGATGCCGGTCGAGGTACGGGGCGTGCAACAGCGCGAGACCGAGTAACACGAGGACTGACCCGCCGGCCAGGGCACCGGCGCTCATGGTCAGTGAGGCCGCCAGCAGGAGCGCTACGGCGGTCCCAGCCCCTGTCGCCCATCGATACGCCGATACCGACAGCGGCGGTTCCTCCTCGCCACGCACGTGGCCGTCGACGAGGCCGTCCCGCAGGTGGGCGACGAACAGCGCCGTTCCGACGGCGACGGCGTGCTGGACCCCGAGCCAGCCGCTCACGGTCGGTGCGAGCAGCGCGCCACAGACCGATGTCCCGACCACCGGCAGCATGAACGTGGGACGGACGTGTGCGGCAAGCCCGGCGAGGCGTCCTGCCATACCACGGATTACTCGATAGACTGCCATAAGCCACACTGTCCCGGTCACACCGGCGTAACCAGAACTATTAATACTGCAGTTAGTCTGGTATTCGGTACCGACACCACCATGCAACTCAGAGAGGCATTCGCCCGGTCAGTACGGTGTTACCCCGACGAGACGGCGATCATCACCGAGGCCGGGCGGTCGATTACTTATGCGACCCTCGACCAGCGGAGCACACGCCTGGCGAACGCACTCCAGCAGCGGGTCGGCGACGGGCGGTGTGCCGTGCTTGCCTTGAACGGACTTCCGGCCATCGAGTCGATGCTTGCCAACAACAAGCGAGGGGTGGGGACCGTACAGCTGTCCTACCGGGCGCCGCCGGCAGAACTGGAACGGATGGTCGAGACAGCGTCGGCGCGTGCGCTCGTCTTCGACGACGACAACGCCGAGACGGCGCTCGAACTGCTCGACCGCGATGGGTTCGAGGCCGCGATCCACGCCGGCGACCGGGAGATCGACCACGAGCTGGTCGAGTCCTACGAGGCCGTCGTTGCCGACGCTGACGCCGAGAGCGACCCGGCGCTCCCGGTCGGCGACGAATGTGGCATCCTCTATACGAGCGGGACGACTGACACGCCCAAAGCAGTCCCCTTCGACCAGGAACAGTTGTGGTACGGTGCCATCCAGGTCGTGATGGAACACGGGGTCGACGAGACGGACACGGCACTGTGTACGACACCGTGGTACCACATGGTGACCACCGACGCGTGGCTCTACCCCCACCTGGTCGCCGGTGCGACGATCGTCCTCCAGTCCTCGTTCGATCCGGCGGCGTCGCTGGGGCTCATCGAAGAGCACGACGTGACTGGCCTGCTCGCCGTCCCGACCCAACTGACGGCGCTCAACGACGTCCAGCGCGAGGCCGACTTCGATGTCGGGACGCTTGCGTACATCAGGACGGGTGGCTCCATCGTCACCGAGGACCTCGTCGAGGAGACGACCGAACAGTTGACCGATCAAGTCTACAACACCTACGGGATGACCGAGGCCGGCCCGGACCTCACCTTCGCCCACCCGAGCGCTCAGGACGACCATCCGGGTACCATCGGGAAGGAATCGTTCTCGTGGGAGATCCGTGTCGTCGAGACGGCACCCCTCGACGAGCATCCGGACCCGGAGGCGACGGTCAACGCCGGCCAGCGCGGCGAGATCATCGCTCGCGGCCCCGGGAAGTCCGAGGGCTACATCGACAACCCCGAGGCGGCC carries:
- a CDS encoding gamma carbonic anhydrase family protein: MQRPFDGTTPRVADEAFVSEMAYAVGDVDVGPRASIWPFVCLRGDGGTVTVGEESNVQEFTMLHGATIGEEVTIGHGAVVDYATVHDHALVGMGSAVMGGATVESDCIVAANAVVRQGQRVPSGHMAYGIPAETRPLTDEQLAQIGETHESYVELAATYRGTAAEAGTDD
- a CDS encoding ubiquinone biosynthesis protein UbiA is translated as MAGRLAGLAAHVRPTFMLPVVGTSVCGALLAPTVSGWLGVQHAVAVGTALFVAHLRDGLVDGHVRGEEEPPLSVSAYRWATGAGTAVALLLAASLTMSAGALAGGSVLVLLGLALLHAPYLDRHPVPVTVDYPIGIAITLAGGFATQTGRLPAGVVAVAASTAVLLAGIKVGIDRLDAAFDRTIEKRTVPVIAGATGAQAVAVGSFATAALSVGGVVWVGVLPPMAAVAAVAAGGCAVATLLVPARSAVRVQMGLSYVFVGTLVAARCDGACAGWTVVTKVAPLSAVRQVQFDLVGRGPELIEYLTLAACP
- a CDS encoding IclR family transcriptional regulator yields the protein MEQPPKTGRGIKSDETLFALIESLRELDGAGVTELAERLDVAKSTIHGHLTTMREHGFVVKHGTDYHLGLGFFDYGQYVRGQQSIFRSGMQAVDELEEATGEMAWLITHENGKAMYLYGRGGQNDIDINTILGTWAYMHCNSGGKAILAHLPEEQIHAIVDEHGLPARTENTITTREALFDELAQIRDQGYALNLSEDLKGVHAIGIPLTFEGEIQGALSIAGPAHRLSRARCEGEVLDQLRAATDEIELNLAYR
- a CDS encoding class I adenylate-forming enzyme family protein, whose product is MQLREAFARSVRCYPDETAIITEAGRSITYATLDQRSTRLANALQQRVGDGRCAVLALNGLPAIESMLANNKRGVGTVQLSYRAPPAELERMVETASARALVFDDDNAETALELLDRDGFEAAIHAGDREIDHELVESYEAVVADADAESDPALPVGDECGILYTSGTTDTPKAVPFDQEQLWYGAIQVVMEHGVDETDTALCTTPWYHMVTTDAWLYPHLVAGATIVLQSSFDPAASLGLIEEHDVTGLLAVPTQLTALNDVQREADFDVGTLAYIRTGGSIVTEDLVEETTEQLTDQVYNTYGMTEAGPDLTFAHPSAQDDHPGTIGKESFSWEIRVVETAPLDEHPDPEATVNAGQRGEIIARGPGKSEGYIDNPEAASKTYFDGWLRTRDVATVDEDGYLYIVDRVDNMIVSGGENVYPAEVETVLESHPEVEEVCVFGLDDEQWGQVVTAVVVTDSDLTAEQLDDYCLETESLADFKRPREYAVTSDPLARSDTGTVLRNRLVEDHFPDR